A single Buteo buteo chromosome 17, bButBut1.hap1.1, whole genome shotgun sequence DNA region contains:
- the ITGB7 gene encoding LOW QUALITY PROTEIN: integrin beta-7 (The sequence of the model RefSeq protein was modified relative to this genomic sequence to represent the inferred CDS: inserted 1 base in 1 codon) yields MGRPGGLLLLPLLLAAPGGAGEGSCEPQASCEACVRSHPRCAWCEHPDFTRGGEAEATRCAPRETLERAGCPPGAVVEPRGGVRVLEDEELGAGGGRGGPTQLRPQSIQLQLRPGEEQSFQVRFRRAPGHPVDLYYLMDLSYSMRDDLENVRKLGSDLLAALRNVTSSVRIGFGSFVDKTVLPYVSTVPSKLRNPCPERQEPCDPPVAFRHVLSLTPDAGEFAERVSRQRISGNLDAPEGGFDAIVQVAVCEELIGWRPVTRLLVFASDDTFHTAGDGKLGGIVVPSDTRCHLDASGVYAKSHLYDYPSVGHLAQVLSAANIQPIFAVTGPTVPVYQELSRLIPKSVVGELREDSSNVVQLIADAYNSLSSTVELQHSPLPPGISLSYESHCGGPPGPPRPHGGFCTGVRVNQEVTFTVRVQAGVCLGSPQRVGLRVLGFAEELSLELDTLCGCSCTHRRPQDPLCHGGTLLCGVCRCPGGRRGRRCECEGEAAEAAGGCRPPNSTGPPCSGRGRCVCGACECPPGLSGTLCQCDNSGCERHEGLPCGGPQRGECVCGTCRCHEGFGGSGCGCPLGRGGCLQGGRECSGHGSCVCGSCVCQPGYVGPFCARCPSCRTPCQRLRDCADCSAFGLGPLRGNCSRACAHVTTRVLPAPXPDPQAWCREKTEDGRVLLILIEGGGGEDEDEDEDREVTLTVWVEEAGTEGTAGLVAGLVAGTVALGLLVLGLYRIATEVYDRREFRRFQRERQHARWNENNPLYRSATTTTVNPSYRPG; encoded by the exons GATTTCacgcgggggggggaggccgaAGCCACCCGCTGCGCCCCACGGGAGACCCTGGAGCGAGCTGGGTGCCCCCCCGGCGCCGTGGTGGAGCCTCGCGGCGGCGTGAGGGTGCTGGAGGATGAGGAgttgggggccggggggggccggggggggcccaCCCAGCTGCGGCCCCAGAGCATCCAGCTGCAACTCAGGCCGg gggagGAGCAGAGTTTCCAGGTGCGGTTCCGGCGGGCACCCGGTCACCCCGTGGACCTCTACTACCTGATGGATCTCTCCTACTCCATGAGGGACGACCTGGAGAACGTCCGCAAGCTGGGCAGCGACCTCCTGGCCGCCCTGCGCAACGTCACCTCCTCCGTCCGCATCG GTTTCGGTTCTTTCGTGGACAAGACGGTGCTGCCCTACGTCAGCACGGTGCCCTCCAAACTGCGGAACCCCTGTCCCGAGCGGCAAGAACCTTGCGACCCCCCCGTCGCCTTCCGCCACGTCCTCTCCCTCACCCCCGACGCCGGGGAATTCGCCGAACGCGTCAGCCGCCAGCGCATCTCCGGCAACCTGGACGCACCCGAGGGCGGCTTCGACGCCATCGTGCAGGTGGCCGTCTGCGAG gagctcATCGGCTGGCGCCCCGTCACCCGCCTGCTGGTCTTCGCCTCCGACGACACCTTCCACACGGCGGGCGACGGCAAACTGGGGGGCATCGTCGTCCCCAGTGACACCCGCTGCCACCTCGATGCCAGCGGCGTCTACGCCAAAAGCCACCTCTAT GACTACCCCTCGGTGGGCCACTTGGCCCAAGTGCTTTCGGCCGCCAACATCCAGCCCATCTTCGCCGTGACGGGTCCCACCGTGCCCGTCTACCAG GAGCTGAGCCGCCTGATCCCCAAATCGGTGGTGGGGGAACTGCGGGAGGACTCCAGCAACGTGGTGCAGCTCATCGCTGACGCCTACAAC AGCCTCTCGTCCACCGTGGAGCTGCAGCACTCGCCGCTCCCCCCCGGCATCAGCCTCAGCTACGAGTCCCACTGCgggggcccccccggccccccccggccccacggGGGGTTCTGCACCGGCGTCCGTGTCAACCAGGAg gtgacCTTCACGGTGCGGGTGCAGGCGGGGGTCTGCCTGGGGTCCCCGCAGCGGGTGGGACTGCGGGTGCTGGGCTTCGCCGAGGAGCTGAGCCTGGAGCTGGACACCCTCTGCGGGTGCTCCTGCACCCACCGCCGGCCCCAGGACCCCCTCTGCCACGGCGGCACCCTCCTCTGCGGGGTCTGCAG GTGCCCGGGGGGCCGTCGGGGCCGTCGGTGTGAGTGCGagggggaggcggcggaggcggcggggggctgccggccccCCAACAGCACGGGACCCCCTTGCAGCGGGAGAGGCCGGTGCGTCTGCGGCGCCTGCGAGTGCCCCCCCGGGCTCAGCGGGACCCTCTGCCAGTGCGACAACAGCGGCTGCGAGCGCCACGAGGGGCTGCCCtgcggag GCCCGCAGCGGGGCGAGTGCGTGTGCGGGACGTGTCGATGCCACGAGGGCTTCGGGGGCAGCGGCTGCGGTTGCCCCCTGGgccgggggggctgcctgcagggGGGCCGGGAATGCAGCGGCCACGGGAGCTGCGTCTGCGGGAGCTGCGTCTGCCAGCCCGGCTACGTGGGACCCTTCTGCGCCCGCTGCCCCTCCTGCCGTACCCCCTGCCAGCGCCTCcg ggacTGCGCCGACTGCAGCGCCTTCGGGCTGGGGCCGCTGCGGGGGAACTGCAGCCGTGCCTGCGCCCACGTCACCACCCGGGTGCTGCCCGCgc ccccggacccccaaGCCTGGTGCCGGGAGAAGACCGAGGACGGCCGCgtcctcctcatcctcatcgAGGGAGGGGGTGgcgaggatgaggatgaggatgaggacagggaggtgacgCTGACCGTCTGGGTTGAGGAGG ccgGGACGGAGGGCACGGCGGGGCTGGTGGCCGGACTGGTGGCCGGGACGGTggcgctggggctgctggtgctggggctgtACCGCATCGCCACCGAGGTCTACGACCGGCGGGAATTCCGGCGCTTCCAGCGGGAACGCCAGCACGCCCGTTGGAACGAG AACAACCCCCTCTACAGAagtgccaccaccaccaccgtcAACCCCAGTTACCGGCCAGGCTGA